Proteins from a genomic interval of Zingiber officinale cultivar Zhangliang chromosome 1B, Zo_v1.1, whole genome shotgun sequence:
- the LOC121998978 gene encoding zyxin-like gives MTKYAEFFDMGVRIAARFHSHCPQTARMYYKPPPTSFDADEPPAPEAARRHRPPPPPATFSEWPEAESTPHGLVFTPFED, from the coding sequence ATGACCAAGTACGCGGAATTCTTCGATATGGGGGTGAGAATAGCGGCCCGGTTCCACTCCCACTGCCCGCAGACCGCTCGCATGTACTACAAGCCGCCGCCCACCTCCTTCGACGCCGACGAACCGCCGGCACCCGAGGCCGCCCGCCGCCATCGCCCTCCGCCACCGCCGGCGACTTTCAGCGAATGGCCGGAGGCCGAGTCGACGCCCCACGGATTAGTCTTTACTCCGTTCGAGGATTGA
- the LOC121999136 gene encoding auxin-induced protein 22D-like, translating into MEAMASYVKDTELRLGLPGSDASEKPVTRGGKRALLEDESDFNDSSPEEDSGRRSVVASPMAKAQLVGWPPIRTYRKNNFQARKAETEPEAVGLFVKVSMDGAPYLRKIDLKVYKGYKEFREALDIMFKCFSLGEVSRKEGSNGCEYAIIYEDKDGDLMLVGDVPWEMFISSCKRLRIVKGYEARSLKSSQPIL; encoded by the exons ATGGAAGCTATGGCGAGCTACGTCAAGGACACCGAGCTACGGCTCGGTTTGCCCGGCTCTGACGCGTCGGAGAAGCCGGTCACAAGGGGTGGAAAACGGGCACTTCTGGAGGATGAGTCCGACTTCAATGATTCTTCGCCGGAGGAAGACTCCGGTCGCAGGAGTGTTGTTGCCTCTCCAATGGCGAA AGCACAACTAGTTGGATGGCCACCGATCCGGACATACAGGAAGAACAACTTCCAGGCGAGGAAGGCAGAGACGGAGCCAGAGGCCGTCGGATTGTTTGTGAAGGTTAGCATGGATGGGGCTCCTTACTTGAGGAAGATTGACCTCAAGGTTTACAAGGGGTACAAGGAGTTCAGAGAGGCCTTAGACATCATGTTCAAATGTTTTTCCTTAG GTGAAGTATCAAGAAAAGAAGGTTCTAATGGATGTGAATATGCTATCATTTATGAAGACAAAGATGGTGACTTGATGTTGGTTGGAGATGTTCCTTGGGA GATGTTTATTTCTTCTTGCAAAAGACTAAGGATAGTGAAAGGATATGAAGCAAGAAGTTTGAAATCAAGTCAACCAATTCTATAA